Proteins from a single region of Candidatus Bathyarchaeia archaeon:
- a CDS encoding thiolase family protein: MGSRPVIVAAGRTKFGEHYEKQPERLIEEAWLKASGEIGLERKDLEACYLSDYFLPITNKLGLEEGFLSEFTELHVPMDVARSFSSAFSNACNAIQAGRYSLVLVGGIEKMTDRWDKIRDDLMLLEDPWSYYAGCTPEANHELMLRAYIKRYGITGENLEKLNIALAQISVKNHLNALKNEYAQYQRKITVEQVLEARKAARRPLGLYDFAPISDGATAVILANEETAKKLTDKPVYVLGSASATDYLTYPAREDLTGFIVSRLAIEKALKMAGISLWDIQVLELYDQSTVMEMISLEDLGFCPRGTAWKTIFESCQDYRGYYRIDGKKLFVNMNGGLKADGNPLGATGGAQIYEVFKQLRGEAGERQVVDDKPLRYGCVLELEGFGTKGHVHILGVEEA; the protein is encoded by the coding sequence ATGGGAAGCCGTCCAGTGATTGTTGCTGCTGGAAGAACAAAGTTTGGAGAGCATTACGAGAAGCAGCCCGAACGCTTAATTGAAGAGGCCTGGCTAAAGGCCTCTGGGGAAATCGGGCTGGAACGAAAAGATTTGGAGGCATGCTACTTATCAGACTACTTTCTTCCGATAACGAACAAGCTTGGGCTTGAGGAAGGCTTCCTATCGGAGTTTACGGAGCTCCATGTGCCCATGGATGTGGCACGCTCCTTCAGCTCAGCTTTTTCCAACGCCTGCAATGCTATACAAGCCGGAAGATATAGCCTAGTGCTTGTTGGCGGAATAGAGAAGATGACGGACCGCTGGGATAAGATTCGCGATGACCTTATGCTCTTGGAGGATCCTTGGAGCTATTATGCAGGATGCACACCTGAGGCAAACCACGAGCTTATGCTCAGAGCCTACATTAAACGTTATGGCATAACTGGCGAGAACCTTGAAAAGCTTAACATAGCCTTAGCCCAGATCTCCGTAAAAAATCATTTGAACGCCTTGAAAAACGAGTACGCCCAGTATCAGAGGAAAATAACCGTGGAGCAAGTGCTGGAAGCTAGAAAAGCCGCTAGAAGACCTCTGGGACTTTATGATTTCGCGCCCATCTCCGACGGTGCCACGGCGGTGATTCTGGCCAACGAGGAAACCGCCAAAAAGTTGACGGATAAACCCGTTTACGTGCTTGGCTCTGCGTCAGCAACAGATTATCTAACATACCCGGCAAGGGAGGATTTAACAGGCTTTATTGTAAGCCGCCTAGCCATAGAGAAAGCCTTGAAGATGGCGGGTATAAGCCTCTGGGACATACAGGTTTTAGAGCTTTATGATCAGTCAACAGTTATGGAAATGATATCATTGGAGGATTTAGGCTTCTGTCCCCGTGGAACAGCTTGGAAAACGATTTTCGAAAGCTGCCAAGACTATAGGGGATATTACCGCATAGACGGAAAGAAGCTTTTTGTGAACATGAATGGTGGATTAAAAGCTGATGGAAACCCACTGGGAGCCACGGGCGGCGCCCAAATTTATGAAGTTTTTAAGCAATTGAGGGGGGAGGCTGGCGAACGCCAAGTTGTGGACGACAAGCCCCTCAGATACGGGTGTGTGCTTGAACTGGAAGGGTTCGGCACTAAGGGTCATGTTCATATTTTAGGGGTGGAGGAAGCCTAA
- a CDS encoding HAD family hydrolase, which yields MIRVVSFDLEGTLVDMTFSDLVWNEGLPRLYALKAGLGFDEAKRVVLGEYARIGEDRVEWYDISYWFRRFDLPGDPQRLVASYRSYVRVYPDAVEALGELSRKYRLIMITNSNRLFVDILAQPIIHYFDRVFSTTSEFGLLKRNPETYRKVCEVMGVAPFEIVHVGDRLHDDFESPRSVGISAYLLDRQDVYRCVSSQCRVRDLREFARRLI from the coding sequence TTGATTCGTGTTGTTTCCTTTGATCTTGAGGGTACACTTGTGGATATGACGTTTAGTGATTTGGTTTGGAATGAGGGCTTGCCTAGGCTTTATGCTTTAAAGGCTGGTTTAGGCTTTGATGAAGCTAAGAGGGTTGTTTTGGGTGAGTATGCGCGGATTGGCGAAGATCGCGTTGAATGGTATGATATTTCCTATTGGTTTAGGCGCTTCGATTTGCCCGGTGACCCGCAGCGTTTAGTAGCCTCTTACAGGAGTTATGTTCGCGTTTACCCGGATGCTGTAGAGGCTCTTGGGGAGCTTAGCCGTAAATACCGGCTGATTATGATTACGAATTCGAATAGGCTTTTTGTTGATATCTTGGCGCAACCCATAATCCACTATTTTGACCGGGTGTTTTCAACAACCTCGGAGTTCGGGCTTCTGAAGAGGAATCCTGAAACCTACAGAAAGGTATGCGAGGTTATGGGTGTGGCGCCATTCGAGATCGTTCACGTAGGTGATCGTCTACATGACGATTTTGAGTCTCCGAGAAGCGTAGGTATTAGCGCTTACCTCCTTGATAGGCAGGACGTGTACAGGTGCGTCTCATCCCAGTGTAGGGTGAGGGATCTCCGAGAATTCGCGAGACGTTTGATTTGA